A section of the Marinoscillum sp. 108 genome encodes:
- a CDS encoding LamG-like jellyroll fold domain-containing protein, whose translation MNNLSTFDSLESRTAPLTKGVPRSLAVLVLLLLTVSATFAQPPISGGDCGRNVLNFEAGYLSTTIDEFPISSQGSGTWEAWVKKANWGSGSQEFTIFSNAYAYPSEKAFYVSLHPMVGLHFRSGYTDGGYAAYPTTMQYTADSWHHLAATWSEDGSNVTIAIYVDGDSITSTQTTSKFGIEPTLYFGGSPTHAAFAPGSMAEIRIWDVARTEAEISSSMNSTLIGNETGLIGYWPLNDATESTTATNLVASGSAATLVSMTPSSAWVATYPFGVSSGAEVKSGSTIDFETQMTNESSEVKVFTITNNGATTLDFTESPISQMAGTDADQFILDLTGTAGSLAVGASTTLSVSFHPTSEGVKTAFFSLTNVESCEDPYTIYLSGIGSTLDGSVSVDANVSIYGGSDGQLTVSPSGGTAPYTYLWSNGATTATATGLSIGEHSVIVTDDVGASVMRSASITQPDELSITLTVDAHVSTVGGNDGAITASVTGGVEPYSYLWNNDETTASISSLIAGEYELTVTDANGATSSGSVIVTQPKPFEANIQVVTEVSGGGSYGELSAFGLYGEEPYTYLWSNGADSQVISNLTAGTYSVIITDDEGKEEEASIVLGEGITRLTYTGAFYESGDNTGSVIGSAKISLLGGRFSSDDLGTSEVSISLPSGLTSTLTVEENSLIAQDWTSLELKGDLSYQTWAVSTFGNGLFVVLANSYETSVMSSADGVNWVVGDLEHQDWSSVAYGNGRYVAVTTDGYASYSENGINWSSPAFLEDSDWKDVAFGNGLFVVIASYYDDYAVMVSEDGENWTVPGTLINDYWVSITYGGGQFLAVSEYGNVMVSSDGQDWLLYTDAMESSSVNGLAYGNGKYVVCSDDSGEELYGKIWSSTNGVNWTEQSISVSRDWELVTYGGGNFIVTGDGFNDGISMISSDGENWSTFDNGVYEVRTLNYGNGIFVGFGEHVDSDDDVFVSSTSSVATLTLSGNASSHQSSGNISDIVFDFTDAAFANMAASDVTNAANYPSGIGIDFLDNPSIIYSGDGFSEAASSDGSVTGSIMILLTGDNFKDDDEDDKLELDNEVYLGNIPDGLSATFSIIEQNTQGEDWVDATDESITGTWSITAYGDGTYVAIDNESTSFVYSTDGMNWTEGELDYNGWWDMTYANGLFVAVGAADDEYGYVMTSTNGIDWNYQAVEGYWEGVIYGAGLFVVVGDDEAMTSPDGENWTALGEIPNTEWYSVAYGNGKFVAVSPYGYYLMTSEDGINWSEIPDAEYGFEDVVFGNGLFVAMGEDYVQMSEDGVVWTHQSIDYGNWRSIIYGDGQFLIVGEGDNSESPSILRSRNGIDWTGVESVAGIVLKDAIYANGTFYGFTSDNDSWLIQSVESTGLAELILSGNASEHQNTNDLSDITFDFSNDAFVNTEATYVLNATGPASSGLGIDFHDNPANDNCANAAILPLYQIGVGIPTHGTTLNAEYFGGTVPCDESSQINDVWYSFNSGPWGLLILKSELGTAGFLAGALYESCGSEVYMMPFALEGGELYPACIPDVGGELYLELSPNTDYLIQAWNSPSDAGTFSIILETNLPPTVSQIDDIEMDELTELNLTVEATDDFIPLEALEYYLDDESEGLGMSIDLQTGALTWTPTENQEGVYSVTVWAIDYYDEESGQVSSDSVTFSITVNEVNLAPSIEEISDQVVEITGLSLQVVATDTDLPAQALTYSLDQTSLDMGISITEDGGLISWVPQLNAYGSSNMATVTVSDGVVSSSETFTLTVNKAEQAITFEALTDKTYGDAAFDLTATASSDLEVTYASSDETVASVSGSTVTIVGAGTATITASQAGNDNYSAALDVTQSLTIEKASQAITFEALANKTYGDAAFDLTGTGGASGNAVTFTSSDETVASISGSTVTILGVGTATITASQAGNDNFGEALDVTQSLTIEKASQAITFEALADKTYGDADFDLTATGGASGHAVTFTSSDETVASISGSTVTIVGAGTVTITASQAGNDNYSAALDVQQTLTIEKASQAITFEALADKTYGFR comes from the coding sequence ATGAACAATCTATCCACCTTTGATTCCCTGGAATCACGCACCGCACCTTTGACCAAAGGAGTGCCCAGATCCTTGGCAGTCTTAGTACTGCTCTTGCTTACAGTTTCAGCCACTTTTGCCCAGCCGCCCATCTCTGGTGGAGATTGTGGAAGAAATGTATTGAACTTTGAAGCCGGTTATCTCAGTACCACCATTGATGAATTTCCAATCAGCTCTCAGGGGTCGGGTACCTGGGAGGCATGGGTGAAAAAAGCCAATTGGGGATCGGGCTCTCAGGAATTTACGATTTTTTCGAATGCCTATGCTTATCCAAGTGAGAAGGCTTTTTATGTCTCACTGCATCCGATGGTCGGGTTGCATTTCCGAAGTGGATATACCGACGGTGGCTATGCGGCATACCCTACCACCATGCAGTACACCGCGGATTCCTGGCACCATTTGGCAGCTACCTGGTCAGAAGACGGGAGCAATGTAACTATTGCGATTTACGTGGATGGAGATTCTATTACTTCCACTCAGACTACTTCGAAATTTGGTATCGAGCCAACTCTTTATTTTGGAGGGTCACCGACGCACGCCGCCTTTGCGCCGGGAAGCATGGCTGAAATACGAATCTGGGATGTTGCCAGAACAGAAGCGGAGATATCCTCCAGTATGAACAGTACCCTGATCGGCAATGAAACCGGCCTGATCGGTTACTGGCCACTCAATGATGCCACCGAGAGTACCACTGCTACCAATCTGGTCGCCAGTGGAAGTGCAGCCACTTTGGTATCCATGACTCCATCCTCAGCATGGGTAGCTACCTACCCGTTTGGCGTTAGCTCTGGTGCAGAAGTGAAAAGCGGGTCAACGATCGATTTTGAAACCCAGATGACCAATGAGAGTTCCGAGGTTAAAGTATTTACCATTACAAATAATGGAGCCACAACCCTTGACTTTACAGAAAGCCCCATTTCACAAATGGCTGGAACAGATGCCGATCAATTCATTCTTGACCTGACAGGTACCGCTGGATCATTAGCCGTGGGAGCTTCTACCACTTTGTCGGTTAGCTTTCATCCTACCTCAGAAGGAGTAAAAACGGCGTTCTTTTCATTGACTAATGTGGAGAGCTGTGAAGATCCTTATACCATTTATTTATCAGGTATTGGTAGCACTTTGGACGGTTCGGTGAGTGTGGACGCCAATGTTTCCATCTATGGTGGTTCAGATGGTCAGTTGACCGTGAGCCCATCTGGAGGTACGGCACCCTATACCTATCTCTGGAGTAACGGAGCTACAACAGCTACAGCTACGGGGTTGAGTATCGGGGAGCACTCCGTTATTGTCACGGACGATGTAGGGGCTTCTGTGATGAGGTCGGCTTCCATTACACAGCCCGATGAGCTCAGCATTACCTTAACAGTGGACGCCCATGTATCAACGGTAGGGGGCAATGATGGAGCGATCACGGCATCAGTTACAGGAGGGGTAGAACCCTATTCTTATTTGTGGAACAATGATGAAACAACGGCTTCCATCTCCAGCCTGATTGCCGGTGAATATGAATTGACCGTGACTGATGCAAATGGTGCTACTTCCTCAGGGTCAGTGATCGTGACTCAGCCCAAACCATTTGAAGCCAATATTCAGGTGGTGACTGAGGTGTCAGGAGGAGGTTCATACGGTGAACTATCTGCATTTGGATTGTACGGTGAGGAACCCTATACCTATTTATGGAGCAATGGAGCTGATAGTCAGGTAATTTCCAACCTGACTGCTGGCACCTATTCGGTCATTATTACGGATGATGAAGGTAAAGAGGAAGAAGCCTCCATAGTCCTTGGGGAAGGCATCACAAGACTAACTTATACAGGGGCTTTTTATGAGTCAGGAGACAATACAGGTTCTGTTATCGGGTCTGCTAAAATATCATTACTTGGGGGTCGATTTAGCTCAGATGATTTGGGCACATCGGAGGTTAGTATTTCCTTACCTTCGGGTCTTACTTCTACATTGACTGTAGAAGAAAATTCTCTGATCGCACAAGACTGGACATCCCTGGAGTTAAAGGGTGATCTGTCTTACCAAACATGGGCCGTCTCGACTTTTGGAAATGGACTATTTGTGGTATTAGCCAATAGCTATGAAACTAGCGTGATGTCATCTGCAGATGGAGTCAATTGGGTCGTAGGTGATTTGGAGCATCAGGATTGGTCTTCTGTGGCTTATGGTAATGGTAGATATGTAGCTGTGACTACAGATGGCTATGCTTCTTATTCTGAAAATGGTATTAATTGGTCAAGTCCGGCTTTCTTAGAAGATTCAGACTGGAAGGATGTTGCCTTTGGCAATGGGTTATTTGTGGTGATTGCAAGTTACTATGATGATTATGCAGTCATGGTGTCCGAGGATGGTGAAAACTGGACGGTTCCTGGTACATTGATTAATGATTACTGGGTATCTATTACCTATGGTGGAGGTCAGTTTTTAGCAGTGAGCGAGTACGGCAATGTCATGGTTTCATCCGATGGTCAAGACTGGCTGTTATATACTGATGCTATGGAATCCAGTAGCGTCAATGGCCTGGCCTATGGCAATGGTAAGTATGTTGTATGTTCTGATGATAGCGGTGAGGAATTATATGGAAAAATATGGTCGTCGACGAATGGTGTCAACTGGACCGAACAATCGATCTCTGTAAGCAGAGACTGGGAGTTGGTGACCTATGGTGGTGGTAATTTTATTGTAACGGGCGACGGTTTTAATGATGGGATATCTATGATATCCAGTGATGGAGAGAACTGGAGTACTTTCGACAATGGAGTATATGAAGTGCGTACCTTGAATTATGGCAACGGAATCTTTGTCGGTTTCGGAGAGCATGTGGACAGTGATGATGATGTGTTTGTCAGCTCGACATCTTCCGTAGCCACACTTACACTTTCTGGCAACGCATCAAGCCATCAAAGTAGTGGTAACATCTCCGATATAGTTTTTGATTTTACTGATGCGGCCTTTGCCAATATGGCCGCAAGTGATGTGACCAATGCTGCCAACTACCCAAGCGGGATAGGAATTGATTTCCTTGACAATCCATCCATTATTTATTCAGGGGATGGTTTTAGTGAAGCTGCCAGTAGTGATGGCTCTGTGACTGGCTCCATCATGATCCTATTGACAGGAGATAATTTCAAGGATGACGATGAAGATGACAAATTGGAACTCGACAATGAGGTTTATCTGGGTAATATTCCCGATGGTCTGTCAGCGACGTTTTCGATCATTGAGCAAAATACGCAAGGAGAAGATTGGGTGGATGCTACCGATGAATCTATCACGGGAACCTGGTCCATTACAGCCTATGGCGATGGTACTTACGTAGCTATTGACAATGAAAGCACAAGTTTTGTCTATTCTACAGATGGAATGAACTGGACCGAAGGTGAGCTTGATTACAATGGCTGGTGGGATATGACATATGCCAATGGATTGTTTGTAGCCGTGGGCGCAGCAGACGATGAGTATGGTTATGTCATGACCTCTACGAATGGTATTGATTGGAACTACCAGGCAGTGGAAGGGTACTGGGAAGGAGTTATCTATGGTGCAGGACTTTTCGTTGTAGTAGGTGACGATGAAGCCATGACTTCTCCAGATGGAGAGAATTGGACGGCGTTGGGAGAAATCCCTAATACTGAATGGTATTCGGTAGCCTATGGGAACGGTAAGTTCGTAGCAGTATCTCCTTATGGTTATTATTTAATGACCTCCGAGGATGGTATCAATTGGTCAGAGATACCGGATGCTGAGTATGGATTTGAAGATGTGGTCTTTGGCAACGGATTATTTGTGGCAATGGGTGAGGACTATGTACAAATGTCCGAAGACGGAGTGGTTTGGACCCATCAATCAATAGATTACGGTAATTGGCGCTCTATTATCTATGGTGATGGTCAGTTTCTGATTGTAGGAGAAGGAGATAACTCGGAAAGCCCCTCTATATTAAGATCAAGAAATGGGATAGATTGGACGGGCGTGGAGAGTGTAGCAGGAATTGTCCTAAAGGATGCAATCTATGCCAATGGAACTTTTTATGGATTTACCAGTGATAATGACTCATGGTTGATACAAAGTGTTGAGAGTACCGGATTGGCCGAGTTAATACTTTCCGGTAATGCCTCTGAGCATCAGAATACCAATGATCTTTCCGATATAACTTTTGATTTCTCTAACGATGCCTTTGTCAATACGGAAGCTACCTACGTATTGAATGCCACAGGTCCGGCTAGTAGCGGTCTGGGGATTGATTTTCATGACAATCCTGCCAATGACAACTGTGCTAATGCTGCCATACTCCCGCTTTATCAGATAGGAGTGGGCATACCTACCCATGGAACTACCCTCAATGCAGAATACTTTGGTGGCACAGTCCCTTGTGATGAAAGCTCGCAGATCAATGATGTTTGGTATAGCTTTAACTCGGGACCCTGGGGTCTCCTAATACTCAAATCCGAACTTGGCACAGCGGGTTTCCTTGCCGGGGCTTTATATGAAAGCTGTGGATCAGAGGTTTATATGATGCCTTTTGCTTTAGAAGGAGGGGAGCTTTATCCGGCATGTATTCCTGATGTAGGGGGTGAACTGTACCTTGAACTGTCCCCGAATACAGACTACCTTATTCAGGCTTGGAACTCCCCCTCAGACGCAGGTACTTTTTCTATCATTTTGGAAACCAATTTGCCACCCACAGTATCGCAGATAGACGATATCGAAATGGATGAATTGACTGAATTAAATTTGACAGTGGAGGCAACCGATGACTTTATTCCCTTAGAAGCACTGGAATATTATCTGGATGATGAGTCTGAAGGGCTGGGAATGAGCATTGACCTGCAAACTGGCGCATTGACCTGGACGCCGACTGAAAATCAGGAGGGAGTATATTCAGTCACTGTATGGGCCATTGATTACTATGATGAGGAATCTGGTCAGGTTAGTAGCGACAGTGTCACTTTCAGCATAACCGTAAATGAAGTAAACCTGGCTCCCTCTATTGAAGAGATTTCAGATCAGGTGGTTGAGATTACCGGACTGAGCTTGCAGGTAGTGGCTACAGATACGGACCTTCCGGCACAGGCCCTTACGTATAGCCTGGACCAAACCTCTTTGGACATGGGGATAAGTATTACTGAGGATGGAGGTCTGATCAGCTGGGTTCCACAACTGAATGCATATGGGTCTTCTAACATGGCCACCGTGACGGTTTCGGATGGAGTTGTAAGCAGTTCTGAAACATTTACACTCACAGTTAATAAAGCAGAACAAGCCATCACTTTTGAGGCACTGACTGATAAGACTTATGGGGATGCTGCTTTTGACCTGACCGCTACGGCAAGTTCCGATTTGGAGGTGACTTATGCCAGTTCGGATGAAACTGTAGCATCGGTTTCCGGTAGTACTGTAACAATAGTGGGAGCGGGTACAGCCACCATTACCGCCAGTCAGGCAGGCAATGACAACTATAGTGCGGCATTGGATGTGACACAAAGTCTAACCATTGAAAAGGCCTCTCAAGCCATCACTTTTGAGGCACTGGCCAATAAGACTTATGGAGATGCTGCTTTCGATCTGACTGGTACAGGCGGTGCGAGTGGCAACGCGGTGACCTTCACCAGCTCGGATGAAACCGTAGCTTCTATTTCAGGAAGTACCGTGACGATCCTGGGAGTCGGTACAGCCACCATTACCGCCAGTCAGGCAGGTAATGACAACTTCGGCGAGGCATTGGATGTGACACAAAGTTTAACCATTGAAAAGGCTTCTCAAGCCATCACTTTTGAGGCATTGGCTGATAAGACTTACGGTGATGCAGATTTTGATCTGACTGCTACAGGCGGTGCGAGTGGCCATGCGGTGACCTTCACCAGTTCGGATGAAACTGTAGCATCTATTTCAGGAAGTACCGTGACGATCGTGGGAGCAGGTACAGTCACCATTACTGCCAGCCAGGCAGGTAATGACAACTATAGTGCGGCATTGGATGTACAGCAAACTTTGACCATTGAAAAGGCTTCTCAAGCCATCACTTTTGAGGCATTGGCTGATAAGACTTATGGTTTCCGCTGA